Proteins from a genomic interval of Methanoplanus endosymbiosus:
- a CDS encoding S8 family serine peptidase: MKSACLAILIILLFCAAASATQSEEVYISTEMPGNVTLNNSSGEIPPPAVIHPADGNETEDKPAIGTNTPTSYQTPVPTQAQIYDNEGETFLQGEMPLFIENNDQMSIPEDTTGHPLYAPDSIIVRYSPEVVSDMSILADTANSLSYAHHTTLSHDFSEDGISGMQLINLPEDLTVQEAVDVYESSPYVLYAEPDYYCYADKIPNDPDFSRLWGLRNTGQTVNGQAGTPGADISAPAAWDITTGSKDVIIAVIDSGVYMHHLDLVDNMWINRNETADGKDTDGNGYIDDLYGWDFYQNDNDPDDVYGHGTHCAGIIAGVGNNNLGVAGVMWTAEIMPLRFMSPYGSGKTSDAIKAIIYAKNNGAGIISNSWGSPSYSQALKDAIDSFSGLVICSAGNSAADTDTSPNYPATYNSTNIIAIASTDNRNSLSSFSNYGSATVDVAAPGTDIYSTEIYYDRKEIFSENFTDFSNWYYTGVWGLNTSVYLTVPSSAYAGPPGNDTKSWLVMRNNLTLSDYQLPELTFSCNYSVLNGNNSLNVYTSCPDKNAYNFAYQIHGTSEGNWKQVTVNTDQIFNSYQSNGYSVIPEEIRFAFIFIKNNLSSPDYAFVDDLKVTNVAKILPDYKSMNGTSMAAPHVSGLAGLIKAFNSSLSTAQVKEIITSNTDALTSLSGKCVTGGRINASKALLALYLKAGFEANVTSGDVPLTVGFTDNSTGINYTRLWSFGDGNISTEINPAYTYTANGTYTVNLTISNKYGGNISSGTGLITVGSGVEPTPTPTATPTVTPTATPTPSPTPTPKPGEYPAANTVYLGVETVSLAWENTSPMRGTPFYGGYNVVRGGVTIATGTGCSITDKNVPGGSGMDYTYYIYARNTTGFNNVLLYVTPVSFGNLVYGTMQTDDIWNKAGGEVQLTGDLNPNGNRLEIKDTRVYSPELYSKKILGATSLTLDNVRFSYVSLDLTPINDERALITTGNVVSDSSIEVADSSLLISNVTTSSSLELTGENNQVHSGKGTIIIEGNDSLINECEGNLFVNGDRAYVISFSGMADVKGNQTHVKGCTGEGAAAITVTGRDAVIEDNILKNIGHSLYDERYGIWLKEGSGSIIRNNTIINVTAWAGWGDGIRIGEANKSPLENITVSGNRIDGVDGAGIGILSDNELLTVSGNSVRNTTYYGIDFGMGSSYPADTSFFEINRNDIHSSKDNSGTYGMYITGNNGYIEENNLSGFICALRLSGDSFEVKNNSISEIKGASGLYGAEAAMAVYGDEALISDNRISGYTGVEDRGLQYGIRLDGMDGDLLNNTVSNYFSGLDIIGNNHNVTGNILDGISGSTLYHHVVNFSAENSLFEGNTIINTTQKTWARGIVYSTNCGGNVFSKNLIDTGDNGFYITKVKNGTVFSENTVTNVTTAGIYAGEVSGGDPTTNAGYTDMQILNNTFAGMSASGGSGVYIDRIYGSWISGNNITDCYYGIDLWPYTKESIISDNLIINGSEAVRLRGTGDLATGNTLLNYSGKGIYLYNPSETILRNNTILHGETGNPAAIYAETYNENSFEIEMNTIGDMVNKTTFSLKESSSGLVIKPVKNPPAPPKSPDYPFNKASAGAWIDINTFSSFRSDPFGFNLTFHYSPEELTGIDEESLSVWRYNNSYWDGGPGDPVWNASRWLDTTNHEVGVHVAALPSYSADPVIFAALGSLPVHNLRLEKDYETITEALDDYDISTGDTIAVDSGYSGKENLMILYEGIKLIASSGLPGDVTVTADDTSKPVIDLLRDDVLISGFILEGATGSYGLNFHGSKNSRLTESIIRDNRQGIIFEDYSGLYSATTENCTLADSTVTGNSAGGVVIYQSDKNTVSGCTVSDPKFGVAIEEGSECKVSESSFEDCPELAVWVLKSEGSIIADNTVTGGNPAMMIEDSSDSVLTGNMIYDSSTGFSLENSDRTDITDCHVSGAAEDAAATGFSIKSSDHAELTRISFGNADSGNYGMTGVEISDSSAGTAIYDSVFSDITAHAITGTFVSPGSQGTTINNLTFANISGGAGGVTGISLRPGSGNSLIYRADIHDIESAGNVTGIAGDRTNSAVIRQSAFDEINSSGGEVFGIQINGSSGAVFENLTITEISGSGESSAISLMSCEEAELGFIKVGDEFPVLFNLTADGSVHIRAVKSPPSPPEDMQEIGKFLEISNTTPSEVSARIYYTTADLNGTNPSSLRIWRHNDDWTRVSGENGVDTVNHFVYADTNEFSIFAPLAEPLSADFTANLTEGTAPLTVQFTDLSVGGPEEWSWSFGDGGTGDEENPGHTYLTGGNYTVSLTITKDDGSNTRTKNNYITVENLPPTVSKISPDFGYSNGTLIRAAINGTGFIEDAKVTLTGEGMPDITATNVTVFSPTLINCTIGLHDAEAGFCSVIVTNYDGKSALLKDGFKIRPLGDFNGNGFVDIGDVSKVAYMVAGKEPEDPEADFNGDGKVDVGDAARIAWYFTGKVPFL; encoded by the coding sequence GTGAAATCTGCCTGCCTTGCTATTTTAATTATACTTCTCTTCTGTGCTGCCGCATCAGCAACTCAGAGTGAAGAAGTGTATATCTCCACGGAAATGCCCGGGAATGTAACGCTGAATAATTCTTCCGGAGAAATACCTCCGCCTGCCGTCATTCATCCTGCGGATGGCAATGAAACAGAAGATAAACCGGCCATTGGAACCAATACTCCGACCTCTTATCAGACACCAGTTCCCACTCAGGCTCAGATATATGATAATGAGGGAGAGACATTTCTACAGGGAGAAATGCCTCTGTTTATCGAAAATAACGATCAGATGTCCATTCCGGAGGATACAACAGGACACCCCCTCTATGCTCCGGACAGTATAATAGTCCGTTACAGCCCGGAGGTTGTATCTGACATGTCAATATTGGCAGATACTGCCAATAGCCTCAGTTATGCCCACCATACAACACTCAGTCACGACTTTTCAGAAGACGGAATCTCCGGCATGCAACTCATAAATCTCCCCGAAGACCTCACAGTTCAGGAGGCAGTGGATGTATATGAAAGCAGCCCGTATGTCCTCTATGCCGAACCGGACTACTACTGCTATGCGGATAAAATACCCAATGATCCGGATTTCTCACGTCTGTGGGGCCTGAGAAATACCGGCCAGACTGTCAACGGACAGGCAGGAACTCCCGGTGCTGACATCTCCGCTCCTGCTGCCTGGGATATAACAACAGGATCAAAGGACGTTATAATTGCCGTCATTGATTCCGGTGTTTACATGCACCACCTTGATCTCGTGGACAATATGTGGATAAACCGGAATGAAACAGCGGACGGTAAGGATACTGATGGAAACGGATACATTGACGACCTCTATGGCTGGGATTTCTATCAGAATGACAATGATCCCGATGACGTTTACGGGCATGGTACCCACTGTGCCGGAATTATTGCCGGGGTTGGGAACAATAATCTCGGTGTTGCCGGGGTTATGTGGACAGCAGAGATAATGCCTCTGAGATTTATGAGCCCTTATGGCTCCGGAAAGACTTCAGATGCTATAAAAGCCATAATTTATGCAAAAAACAACGGTGCCGGTATAATAAGCAACTCCTGGGGGTCACCGTCATATTCACAGGCTTTAAAAGATGCTATTGACTCTTTCTCCGGCCTGGTGATCTGCTCTGCGGGAAACAGTGCCGCAGACACCGATACGTCCCCCAATTATCCTGCCACTTACAACAGCACAAATATCATTGCCATTGCATCAACCGACAACAGGAACAGCCTCTCCTCTTTCTCAAACTATGGCTCTGCAACTGTGGATGTTGCCGCACCAGGCACAGATATTTACAGTACCGAAATATATTATGACCGAAAAGAAATTTTCAGTGAAAATTTTACTGACTTCAGTAACTGGTATTATACCGGTGTTTGGGGACTGAATACATCTGTTTATCTCACCGTCCCTTCCTCAGCATATGCCGGCCCTCCGGGAAATGACACAAAATCATGGCTTGTTATGAGAAATAACCTTACGCTGTCGGATTATCAGCTCCCTGAACTTACATTCAGCTGTAATTATTCAGTATTAAACGGAAACAACAGCCTTAATGTTTATACATCCTGCCCAGACAAGAATGCATATAATTTTGCTTATCAGATACATGGCACATCTGAAGGCAACTGGAAGCAGGTTACAGTAAATACAGACCAGATATTTAATTCATACCAGTCAAATGGTTATTCTGTCATTCCGGAAGAGATTCGCTTTGCTTTTATTTTTATAAAAAACAACCTCTCATCACCGGATTATGCCTTTGTTGACGACCTCAAAGTGACCAATGTCGCAAAAATACTTCCGGATTATAAATCCATGAACGGCACCTCGATGGCAGCCCCTCATGTATCCGGGCTTGCCGGGCTTATCAAAGCCTTCAACTCCTCACTGAGCACAGCACAGGTTAAGGAGATTATCACCTCAAACACCGACGCACTCACCTCACTTTCAGGAAAATGTGTGACCGGCGGAAGAATAAACGCCTCAAAAGCTCTTTTAGCCCTGTACCTGAAAGCCGGATTTGAGGCAAATGTTACATCCGGAGATGTGCCGCTTACAGTCGGTTTCACAGACAACTCAACCGGAATAAATTACACAAGGCTCTGGTCGTTTGGCGACGGGAACATCTCCACAGAGATAAATCCGGCGTACACATACACGGCAAACGGCACATACACTGTCAATCTGACAATCTCCAATAAATACGGAGGAAATATCTCATCAGGAACCGGCCTGATAACAGTCGGCTCAGGAGTGGAGCCAACGCCCACGCCAACTGCAACTCCGACTGTGACACCAACAGCAACGCCTACACCATCTCCGACTCCAACACCAAAACCGGGTGAGTATCCGGCTGCGAATACAGTATATCTCGGTGTTGAGACCGTATCACTGGCATGGGAGAATACAAGCCCGATGAGAGGAACACCATTTTACGGTGGATATAATGTGGTCAGGGGCGGAGTTACAATTGCCACCGGAACCGGGTGTTCGATTACAGATAAAAACGTCCCCGGCGGTTCGGGGATGGATTATACTTATTACATCTATGCGAGAAACACCACAGGATTTAATAATGTATTACTGTATGTAACTCCGGTAAGCTTTGGGAACCTGGTTTACGGAACTATGCAGACCGATGATATCTGGAATAAAGCCGGCGGAGAGGTGCAGCTTACGGGCGATCTGAATCCGAACGGGAACAGGCTTGAGATAAAGGATACCCGTGTTTACTCCCCGGAATTATACTCAAAAAAGATCCTCGGAGCTACCAGCCTCACCCTGGATAATGTCCGGTTCAGCTATGTATCTCTTGATTTAACCCCAATTAATGATGAACGGGCGCTGATAACCACCGGAAATGTCGTATCGGACAGTTCTATTGAGGTTGCCGACAGCAGTCTGCTGATATCAAATGTCACAACCTCTTCCTCATTAGAACTAACAGGTGAGAACAATCAGGTTCATTCAGGCAAAGGCACGATTATTATCGAAGGAAATGACAGCCTGATAAATGAATGTGAAGGGAATCTCTTTGTCAACGGCGACCGTGCTTATGTCATCTCATTTTCAGGAATGGCTGATGTAAAAGGAAACCAAACACACGTAAAGGGGTGCACAGGTGAAGGGGCCGCAGCAATAACGGTTACAGGAAGAGATGCAGTCATTGAGGATAACATCCTTAAAAATATCGGCCACTCTCTATATGACGAAAGATACGGCATCTGGCTAAAGGAGGGATCAGGCAGTATTATCAGGAATAATACTATCATCAATGTAACCGCATGGGCAGGCTGGGGTGATGGCATCAGGATAGGGGAGGCAAACAAATCTCCTCTTGAGAACATAACAGTATCCGGCAACCGCATTGACGGAGTTGACGGTGCCGGAATCGGCATCTTATCCGACAATGAACTGCTCACTGTAAGCGGGAACTCAGTCCGGAATACCACTTATTACGGCATTGACTTCGGCATGGGTTCGTCGTATCCGGCAGACACCTCATTCTTCGAGATTAACAGAAATGACATTCACAGTTCAAAAGATAATTCCGGCACGTACGGCATGTACATAACCGGAAATAACGGCTATATCGAAGAGAATAACCTCTCAGGTTTCATCTGTGCACTTCGTCTTTCAGGTGACAGCTTTGAGGTGAAAAACAACAGTATATCAGAGATAAAGGGAGCTTCAGGGCTATATGGTGCTGAAGCCGCTATGGCTGTTTACGGAGATGAAGCCCTCATTAGTGATAACCGGATCTCCGGCTATACCGGTGTTGAGGACAGGGGGCTTCAGTACGGCATACGCCTTGACGGCATGGATGGAGATCTCTTAAACAACACTGTGAGCAATTACTTCTCCGGGCTTGATATAATCGGGAATAATCACAATGTCACCGGAAATATCCTTGACGGCATATCCGGAAGCACCCTCTATCATCACGTGGTCAACTTTTCGGCCGAGAACTCGCTCTTTGAGGGCAATACAATCATAAACACAACCCAGAAGACCTGGGCAAGGGGAATTGTATATTCAACAAACTGCGGCGGGAATGTATTCTCAAAAAACCTGATAGATACGGGGGACAACGGATTTTACATAACAAAGGTCAAAAACGGGACGGTCTTTTCTGAAAATACAGTCACAAATGTAACAACAGCAGGCATATATGCAGGGGAAGTTTCAGGCGGAGATCCAACCACGAATGCAGGCTATACAGATATGCAGATCCTCAACAACACCTTCGCCGGAATGAGTGCATCAGGCGGAAGCGGAGTTTATATCGACCGGATTTATGGTTCATGGATCTCCGGAAACAATATCACAGACTGCTATTACGGAATAGATCTGTGGCCATATACAAAGGAGAGCATAATTTCGGATAACTTAATAATCAACGGTTCAGAGGCTGTCAGGCTCAGGGGGACAGGTGATCTTGCCACCGGAAACACCCTCCTGAATTATTCCGGAAAGGGGATTTACCTGTACAACCCGTCTGAAACCATCCTCAGGAACAATACAATACTGCATGGGGAAACAGGAAATCCGGCTGCGATATATGCTGAGACCTATAATGAGAACTCCTTTGAGATCGAGATGAATACAATCGGAGATATGGTGAATAAGACCACCTTCTCCCTTAAGGAGAGCAGCAGCGGGCTTGTCATAAAGCCTGTCAAAAATCCGCCTGCGCCTCCGAAATCTCCCGATTATCCGTTTAACAAAGCATCAGCAGGAGCATGGATCGACATTAATACCTTCAGCAGCTTCAGAAGTGATCCCTTTGGGTTTAACTTAACATTCCATTACAGTCCGGAAGAACTTACAGGTATTGATGAGGAGAGCCTTTCTGTATGGCGGTATAACAACAGCTACTGGGACGGCGGTCCGGGTGATCCTGTGTGGAATGCAAGCAGATGGCTTGACACAACCAACCATGAAGTCGGCGTTCATGTGGCTGCCCTTCCGTCATACTCAGCAGATCCGGTAATCTTTGCCGCACTTGGCAGCCTTCCGGTGCACAACCTCAGGCTTGAGAAAGATTATGAGACAATAACCGAGGCTTTAGATGACTATGATATCTCAACAGGAGATACAATTGCAGTAGATTCAGGGTACTCAGGGAAGGAGAATCTCATGATACTCTATGAAGGTATTAAGCTGATAGCATCATCAGGACTGCCCGGAGATGTGACAGTTACCGCAGATGACACATCAAAGCCGGTCATTGATCTGCTGCGTGACGATGTCCTGATCTCAGGTTTCATACTTGAGGGTGCAACCGGTTCATACGGGCTTAACTTCCACGGATCAAAGAATTCGCGGTTAACTGAGAGCATTATACGTGATAACAGGCAGGGCATAATATTTGAGGATTACTCCGGTTTATACTCGGCCACCACTGAAAACTGCACACTTGCTGACAGTACAGTCACAGGTAACAGTGCGGGAGGGGTAGTGATCTATCAGTCAGATAAAAATACCGTCAGCGGATGCACTGTATCCGATCCAAAGTTCGGTGTCGCCATAGAAGAGGGATCTGAATGTAAGGTTTCAGAAAGCTCCTTTGAGGACTGCCCCGAACTTGCCGTCTGGGTGCTTAAAAGTGAGGGATCCATAATTGCGGATAACACAGTAACAGGTGGAAATCCCGCTATGATGATTGAGGACTCTTCTGATTCCGTCTTAACCGGAAATATGATCTATGACTCTTCAACGGGATTCTCCCTGGAGAATTCTGACAGAACTGACATAACGGACTGCCATGTCAGCGGTGCGGCTGAGGATGCTGCAGCAACAGGATTCAGTATTAAATCATCAGATCATGCTGAACTGACCCGAATATCATTTGGAAACGCAGATTCCGGGAATTATGGTATGACAGGCGTGGAGATCTCAGATTCCTCAGCAGGAACGGCCATCTACGACTCAGTATTCAGTGATATTACTGCTCACGCAATAACAGGAACTTTTGTCAGTCCGGGTTCTCAGGGAACTACCATTAATAACCTGACTTTTGCAAATATTTCCGGCGGTGCAGGCGGAGTAACAGGAATTTCCCTAAGGCCGGGATCAGGAAACAGCCTCATTTACCGGGCTGATATTCACGACATTGAATCAGCAGGAAATGTGACAGGAATTGCAGGAGACAGAACAAATTCCGCCGTTATCAGGCAGTCGGCATTCGATGAGATCAACTCATCCGGCGGGGAGGTTTTTGGCATTCAGATCAACGGAAGTTCCGGAGCAGTCTTTGAAAACCTCACCATCACAGAAATCTCCGGCAGCGGGGAGAGTTCAGCCATCTCCCTTATGTCATGTGAAGAGGCAGAACTTGGCTTTATTAAAGTGGGAGATGAATTTCCGGTTCTCTTCAACCTGACAGCAGACGGCTCAGTCCATATCCGGGCTGTGAAATCCCCGCCCTCACCTCCGGAAGATATGCAGGAGATCGGGAAATTCCTTGAGATCAGCAATACAACCCCTTCGGAAGTCTCTGCCAGGATATATTATACAACGGCAGACCTGAATGGCACAAACCCGTCATCACTCCGTATATGGCGGCATAATGATGACTGGACCCGCGTTTCCGGTGAGAACGGGGTCGATACTGTCAACCATTTCGTCTATGCAGATACAAATGAATTCAGTATCTTTGCACCGCTCGCCGAACCACTCAGTGCTGATTTTACAGCCAATCTTACAGAAGGAACAGCCCCCCTTACAGTACAGTTCACTGACCTCTCGGTTGGAGGACCTGAGGAATGGTCATGGTCATTCGGGGACGGCGGCACAGGTGATGAAGAGAATCCAGGCCATACATACCTCACAGGAGGAAATTATACCGTCAGCCTTACGATCACAAAAGACGACGGCAGCAACACGAGAACAAAAAATAACTACATCACAGTTGAGAACCTGCCACCGACAGTCTCTAAAATCTCACCTGATTTTGGGTACAGCAATGGCACGCTAATAAGAGCAGCAATTAATGGTACCGGATTTATTGAAGATGCAAAAGTGACCTTAACCGGAGAAGGAATGCCCGACATAACTGCAACAAATGTCACAGTATTCTCACCGACATTGATAAACTGCACAATCGGCCTGCATGATGCAGAAGCAGGATTCTGTTCAGTCATTGTAACAAATTATGACGGAAAATCTGCATTATTAAAAGACGGATTTAAAATCAGGCCACTGGGAGATTTCAACGGCAATGGATTTGTGGATATAGGTGATGTCTCAAAGGTTGCATATATGGTTGCCGGAAAAGAGCCTGAAGACCCTGAGGCTGACTTCAACGGGGACGGAAAGGTCGATGTAGGCGATGCAGCAAGGATTGCATGGTACTTCACCGGAAAGGTGCCCTTCCTGTAA
- a CDS encoding DHA2 family efflux MFS transporter permease subunit: MENPPGISGGKGYGLLIFSISLAAFMSSLDGTIVNIALPTISSSFGISSSSVSWVATAYLLVMAGCVLIFGKISDVIGFKRVFLSGFIIFTIGSFACALLPDILDSFLTLVGSRVFQAIGGAMITAIAPAMVTAYIPMQQKGKAMGIIMTIAALGTALGPTIGGVLTQYLSWHWIFLINVPVGIVAVIIGIKAIPAHVSDGSTLDNFDRTGAALIFTGLATLLFAVSEGQELGWTSLPILVSLAIAVFSIAWFVCQELKSSDPLLELRLFKKKNFLYSNMIMCLVFLSFAGINYLLPFYLEYVQGFDSSSAGFIITSLSFAMMFSGILAGVLYNKTGGRILCIAASLAILAGYYLMTKLHADTSTGYVIICLILIGFGLGMMVTPVSNMILNSVGKKYQGMVSSLTSLERFAPMTIGIAIFNLIFLQGISLVAARQNVTSQAPVNIKMEVLSSGFDLAFFGAFILAIIIVIFSFLAKQEVHPDYLEDNSDNEIAGGMI; the protein is encoded by the coding sequence ATGGAAAATCCTCCCGGAATATCGGGAGGCAAAGGTTATGGCCTCCTGATTTTCTCCATATCTCTTGCAGCATTTATGTCATCCCTTGACGGGACTATAGTAAATATTGCACTCCCAACGATATCCAGCTCTTTTGGTATATCCTCAAGTTCTGTGAGCTGGGTTGCTACTGCATACCTGCTTGTAATGGCAGGATGTGTACTCATATTTGGTAAAATATCCGATGTAATCGGGTTTAAAAGGGTTTTTTTATCCGGATTCATAATATTTACAATAGGGTCTTTTGCCTGTGCTCTTCTGCCGGATATTCTGGACTCCTTCCTGACTCTCGTTGGTTCGAGGGTATTTCAGGCGATAGGGGGAGCTATGATCACCGCAATTGCGCCTGCTATGGTAACTGCCTACATCCCGATGCAGCAGAAGGGAAAAGCAATGGGCATTATAATGACCATTGCGGCCCTCGGAACAGCACTCGGCCCGACAATAGGAGGTGTACTGACACAGTACCTCTCATGGCACTGGATATTCTTAATCAATGTTCCGGTGGGGATTGTAGCTGTAATAATCGGAATAAAAGCAATACCGGCTCACGTCAGTGACGGGTCAACGCTTGACAACTTTGACAGAACCGGAGCGGCACTCATATTCACCGGACTTGCAACCCTCCTCTTTGCAGTATCTGAAGGCCAGGAGCTTGGCTGGACATCACTTCCAATACTGGTATCTCTGGCAATTGCAGTATTCTCCATCGCCTGGTTCGTATGCCAGGAGTTAAAATCATCAGATCCTCTCCTTGAGCTGAGGCTGTTTAAGAAGAAAAACTTCCTTTACTCTAATATGATTATGTGCCTTGTATTCCTGAGCTTTGCCGGAATCAATTATCTCCTGCCATTTTATCTCGAATATGTGCAGGGTTTTGACTCATCATCAGCAGGGTTTATAATCACATCACTCTCATTTGCAATGATGTTCTCAGGAATTCTTGCAGGAGTGCTTTACAATAAGACGGGAGGAAGAATTCTCTGCATAGCTGCCTCACTTGCGATACTTGCAGGATATTACCTGATGACAAAACTGCATGCAGATACGTCAACGGGCTATGTCATAATCTGTCTCATCCTGATAGGATTCGGACTTGGAATGATGGTAACTCCGGTATCAAATATGATCTTAAATTCAGTCGGCAAAAAATATCAGGGGATGGTCTCAAGCTTAACAAGCCTTGAGAGATTTGCCCCTATGACAATAGGTATAGCAATATTCAACCTGATATTCCTCCAGGGAATATCACTTGTTGCAGCCCGGCAAAACGTCACATCACAGGCTCCGGTAAATATAAAGATGGAAGTCTTATCTTCCGGATTTGACCTCGCCTTCTTTGGGGCGTTTATTCTTGCAATAATTATCGTTATCTTCTCATTCCTGGCAAAACAGGAGGTACATCCTGATTATCTCGAAGACAACAGTGACAATGAGATTGCTGGCGGTATGATCTGA
- a CDS encoding chemotaxis protein CheW has protein sequence MQYPENPKIKSGSLLLFYAGDIHCAVPVTDVDNVIRMVEITDEDDPSAIDGGIAGSFSFHGKNVKVYSPAVFFGGGMPKPELTDKLIVTNPDVGNCALWVKSIDRVCSTDEFFGISGDEDKHSAASEEKSEADGGSEIPVKKLISGFLGLEIYAAVSGTEPGEGSGTGMSGKSGRISGREPLSRSEETILLITDIKEFISQGLKGSFGHISGYIHKWSESKRSEMSGDLTELPAAKNITSETEQGIKTPDFLLYSGYEFPDSLKAAEILRERKEQIEMPEGEAEESEKIEILRFRLMYAEYAVEMKYIREVLINERITPIPGIPDFIMGIFALRGEIISLVNLRVLFRLPKAGITDLNRVIILSNGELTFGILADYITDIGSIPEKRLKVPDEKNSPIDIKYIKGITDDSLIVLDAKVLLSDPCMIIDEV, from the coding sequence ATGCAGTACCCTGAAAATCCCAAAATAAAATCCGGCAGTCTGCTCCTCTTCTATGCCGGAGATATCCATTGTGCAGTTCCTGTTACTGATGTGGACAATGTTATCAGAATGGTTGAGATAACTGATGAAGATGATCCCTCTGCCATAGATGGAGGAATTGCCGGAAGTTTCAGTTTTCACGGAAAGAATGTTAAAGTATATTCTCCGGCTGTCTTCTTCGGTGGCGGAATGCCGAAACCTGAACTGACAGACAAATTAATTGTGACAAATCCGGATGTGGGAAACTGTGCACTCTGGGTTAAAAGTATTGACAGAGTATGCAGTACTGATGAGTTTTTTGGCATTTCCGGAGATGAAGATAAACACAGTGCAGCATCTGAAGAAAAATCTGAGGCAGATGGCGGTTCTGAAATCCCTGTAAAGAAGTTGATCTCCGGATTTTTGGGTCTGGAAATATATGCTGCGGTATCCGGAACTGAGCCTGGTGAAGGGTCCGGAACTGGAATGAGCGGGAAATCCGGGCGAATTTCCGGCAGAGAACCTCTATCTCGATCTGAAGAGACAATCCTGCTCATTACTGATATAAAGGAGTTTATCAGTCAGGGTTTAAAAGGCAGTTTTGGGCATATATCCGGTTATATCCATAAATGGTCAGAATCCAAAAGATCTGAAATGTCCGGTGACCTGACAGAGTTGCCGGCAGCAAAGAATATAACTTCAGAGACTGAGCAGGGCATAAAAACCCCTGATTTCCTGCTGTATTCCGGTTATGAATTCCCGGACTCTCTAAAAGCGGCAGAAATACTCAGAGAGAGAAAAGAGCAGATAGAAATGCCGGAAGGGGAGGCAGAAGAGAGTGAAAAGATCGAAATTCTCCGATTTCGCCTGATGTATGCCGAATACGCAGTTGAGATGAAGTACATCAGGGAGGTTTTAATCAATGAGAGAATAACTCCCATACCCGGAATTCCGGATTTCATCATGGGCATCTTTGCACTGAGGGGTGAGATAATCTCACTTGTAAACCTCCGTGTTTTATTCAGACTTCCAAAGGCCGGAATTACCGATCTAAACCGCGTAATTATTCTCAGCAATGGTGAACTGACATTTGGAATTCTGGCAGACTACATAACTGACATAGGTTCAATTCCGGAAAAGCGGCTTAAAGTTCCGGATGAGAAGAATTCGCCGATTGATATAAAATACATTAAAGGCATTACAGATGATTCTCTCATTGTTCTTGATGCAAAAGTTCTGCTTTCAGATCCCTGCATGATCATTGATGAGGTATAA